The Heliorestis convoluta genome includes the window AAAGCGGGTGGCTTTCATAATATAGAGCAAAAATTGATGCAACAATTTGGCATGATCTACAATCGTCCCACTGAAAATATATCGAGGGAGTTTGTAGCTCGTAAAATTGGTCATTTTTCCGTTTATTTTGTTTTTGGCTTTCTTTTGCGTCTAACGATAGGACGAATCGTATCGGGCAAGTTAGGCACTCCCATTGCAATCGGCATGTTGATAGCGATCACAGATGAGTATATTCAAAACTTTGATCCAGGCCGCTCGAGCTTAGTTGGAGATATCGTTGTTGATACTTTTGGTGTACTTCTTGGTGTTTTCTTAGCCCACGGGTTGTCCAAAGTCTATCATTGGGTTGATGTAAAGAAGGTCCTTGTCAGTAAAGACTCCTAGTAACTGGGTAGATGAAAAAGGTGTGGTGGCTTCGGCGTATCTATGTTAGCACTTTTGAAATATTTAAAACCCCATCGCCTCTCTATTGTACTTATCCTTATCTTAACGTTCATAAGTACCTTACTCGAATTGCTGTTGCCTACGTTGATGGCGAATGTTGTTGATGTGGGGATTGTGAATGGAGATATTCCTTATATTTTGAGAACCGGTGCGCTGATGATTGCTGTCTCGATTTTGGCGATTGCCTTTACGATTGCTGTTATTTACATAGCGGCGAAGGTTTCGCTGGAGTTTGGAAAAAGTGTTCGGCGAGATTTGTTTGTTCATATCGAGCATCTTTCGTTGGAGAGCTTTCATCAGATTGGACCGGCGTCGTTAATTACGAGAACGACCAATGACATCAAGCAAGTGCAAGATGTGTTAAATATGTTGCTGCGTATTATGACAAGAGCGCCTTTGATGCTAGTTGGAGGCATTGTTTTGGCGGTCACCAGAGAGGCCACTCTTTCTCTAATTTTCCTGGTGGCTTTGCCGCTTTTGATTCTTGTCATTTTTCTCATTGCCCGTAAGGCCATTCCTCTTTTTACGACGTTGCAGCAAAGGACAGACCGCTTGAATTTGGTGATTCGGGAAAGTTTAACAGGTGTTCGGGTCATTCGTGCTTTTAATAGGGTCGACGATGATAGGAAGCGGTTCGATGAGGCCAATGAGGCTTTTCGAGATACGGGGACCAAGGTGAATCAAATTCTCGCTTTTCTTTTCCCTATTATCTTGATCATCATGAATTTTACGAGTATTGCGATCATTTGGTTTGGTGCTGTTCGGATTGATCAGGGCTTGACACAGGTCGGGAATATGATGGCTTTTTTACAATATGCTATGTTGATTCTCATGTCTCTGATCATGTTGTCGATAACTTTTATTATGATTCCCCGAGCACAAGCTTCCGCGAAGCGCATTCAAGAAGTTCTAGAGTTTACAGCGGTGATTAGAGACCCTGAGGTAGAGACATCGGATAGAGGAAAAAAGGGTTGGGTGGAATTAAGAAAGGTCACTTTTCGCTATGCTGGAGCAGAGAGAGCTGCCCTTAGGAACATTTCCTTTGTTGCAAAGCCGGGAGAAACGACGGCGATTCTTGGTGGTACTGGCGCGGGAAAGTCGACTTTAGTCCAGCTGATCCTTCGTTTTTATGACCCCGAATCAGGGACGATTCTCATCAATGGTGTTGATACGAAGGAGATGACGCAAAAAAAGTTGCGACAAAAGATAGGCTATGTGCCGCAGAAAGTAGCTTTATTTGCTGGAACGATTGCAGAGAATATTCGCTTCGGAAAGCCGGAGGCAACCGATGAAGAAGTTCTCGAAGTGCTAGAAGTGGCCCAAGCGATTGATTTTGTCAATGAAAAAGAAAAGGGCATCTATAGCATGGTTCAACCAGCCGGTGGGAATTTGTCGGGTGGTCAAAAGCAGCGGCTGTCCATTGCTCGTGCTCTCCTTCGTAAGCCTGAGATCTATATTTTTGATGACACTTTTTCTGCACTCGATTACCAAACGGAGGCCAAGCTACGCAAAGCATTGAAAAGGTTTATTCAGGATAGGACCATTATTTATGTAGGGCAACAGATTCGTACGGTAAAAAAGGCTGATCAAATTGTTGTGTTAGAAAAAGGTGAAATCGCAGGCATAGGGACGCATGCAGAACTGTTGCGAGAAAATAAAGTTTATCAAGAAATTGTAGAGTCGCAGCATGAGAAGGAGGAAGGGACCTATAGGTAAGCCGAAAGTTGCGCAAAAAGGCAATGAGGCAAAAGCAGATGAAGTAATAGAAGAAGAAAAAGAAGGGGCTAGTAAAAAGGTAGATTTTAAGAAAACACTGTTGCGTCTAGCGGGCTACTTAAAGCCAGAGAGCAAGAAGTTAGTGGCTGTTGCGGTTTTTGCTCTTTTGTCTACCCTTTTTAATGTGCTCAGCCCTGTTATATTGGGAAGTGCTACGACATCGATTTTTGAAAGTGTGACAAGGGGCCTCCCCATTGATTTTACCTTTATCGGCCAAGTTGTAATGATCTTGGTGGTTCTTTACCTTTTTGCCTCCTTTTTTGCTTTTATACAACAATATTTAATGGCGGGCATTTCCCAGCGAACCGTCGCTACTTTACGAAGTGAGTTAAAAGGTAAGTTAACGCGGGTCCCCTTGCAATATTATGATCAGCATTCTACGGGCGATCTGTTGAGCCGCGCTGTTAATGATATTGATAACATCAACAATTCTTTGCAGCAAGGTTTGTCGCAAATCATTACCTCTTCTGTCACTGTCGTTGGCATTGTTGTAATGATGTTGCTGATTAGCCCTTTGTTAACGCTTGTTGTTTTTATCACGATTCCGCTCAGTTTGTTGGCTGTACGGTTCATTGCTTCTTATTCACAAAATTATTTTCGCAACCAGCAAAAGGAACTGGGGCATTTAAACGGCCATGTGGAAGAAATGTTTGGAGGTCATCCTATCGTCAAAGCTTTTGGCTATGAGGAGCAAGCGATTGAACGATTTGATGAAATGAATGAACGTCTCTATGAAGCTGGTTGGCGTGCTCAGTTTCTTTCTGGCATTATGATGCCTTTGGTCATTTTTATTGGAAA containing:
- a CDS encoding VanZ family protein; this translates as MSKPSEMPRKAKVTKVFIVLSWLFLSIWLLALLHTSNQSSFSVLTHEREAALYQVKQQEAIQWALAKAGGFHNIEQKLMQQFGMIYNRPTENISREFVARKIGHFSVYFVFGFLLRLTIGRIVSGKLGTPIAIGMLIAITDEYIQNFDPGRSSLVGDIVVDTFGVLLGVFLAHGLSKVYHWVDVKKVLVSKDS
- a CDS encoding ABC transporter ATP-binding protein — its product is MLALLKYLKPHRLSIVLILILTFISTLLELLLPTLMANVVDVGIVNGDIPYILRTGALMIAVSILAIAFTIAVIYIAAKVSLEFGKSVRRDLFVHIEHLSLESFHQIGPASLITRTTNDIKQVQDVLNMLLRIMTRAPLMLVGGIVLAVTREATLSLIFLVALPLLILVIFLIARKAIPLFTTLQQRTDRLNLVIRESLTGVRVIRAFNRVDDDRKRFDEANEAFRDTGTKVNQILAFLFPIILIIMNFTSIAIIWFGAVRIDQGLTQVGNMMAFLQYAMLILMSLIMLSITFIMIPRAQASAKRIQEVLEFTAVIRDPEVETSDRGKKGWVELRKVTFRYAGAERAALRNISFVAKPGETTAILGGTGAGKSTLVQLILRFYDPESGTILINGVDTKEMTQKKLRQKIGYVPQKVALFAGTIAENIRFGKPEATDEEVLEVLEVAQAIDFVNEKEKGIYSMVQPAGGNLSGGQKQRLSIARALLRKPEIYIFDDTFSALDYQTEAKLRKALKRFIQDRTIIYVGQQIRTVKKADQIVVLEKGEIAGIGTHAELLRENKVYQEIVESQHEKEEGTYR